The following are from one region of the Gryllotalpicola protaetiae genome:
- a CDS encoding nitroreductase family protein: MTVYDAVLARRSYSKVTAETPSTEEIERLLEAAATAADHAGLAPWRVIELRGAARERLGDALAAAATAAGADADAAASQRRKPLRAELLLAVVVSYRESRKAERWEQDAAAAGVAHLLTLLLDDAGWGAMWRTGPFTRTAPVAQLHGLTVDEALLGWIYVGGRPDGARRERHATVDLAQRHTQLRIAGED; the protein is encoded by the coding sequence GTGACCGTCTATGACGCGGTGCTCGCGCGCCGCTCGTACTCGAAGGTCACCGCAGAGACCCCGAGCACCGAAGAGATCGAGCGCCTGCTCGAGGCCGCGGCGACCGCCGCCGATCACGCCGGGCTCGCGCCCTGGCGGGTGATCGAGCTGCGCGGTGCGGCGCGCGAACGGCTGGGCGATGCGCTCGCCGCGGCTGCGACGGCGGCAGGGGCGGATGCCGACGCCGCCGCCTCTCAGAGACGCAAGCCCCTGCGCGCCGAGCTGCTGCTGGCCGTCGTCGTGAGCTATCGCGAAAGCCGGAAGGCCGAGCGCTGGGAGCAGGACGCCGCTGCTGCGGGCGTCGCCCACCTGCTCACACTTCTGCTCGACGACGCCGGCTGGGGCGCGATGTGGCGCACCGGGCCGTTCACGCGCACGGCGCCGGTCGCGCAGCTGCACGGCCTCACCGTCGACGAGGCGCTGCTCGGCTGGATCTACGTCGGCGGGCGCCCGGACGGCGCGCGCCGCGAGCGGCACGCGACGGTCGACCTGGCGCAGCGCCACACGCAATTGCGCATCGCGGGGGAGGATTGA
- a CDS encoding TetR/AcrR family transcriptional regulator, whose amino-acid sequence MAAAATETPTKQAIAHAARELFEAKGYAAVSIREIAAAAGVDPALVIRHYHSKDELFVRVIGFDEHFAPHLDGPLETVGERLAAYLLDPAHTHLRQTFRALVRASDHEIVRVELDGSMSRLLVKKLSERMQGEDALVRAWLVSAQLVGLIHSWDAVGGDSATPENRARVARLYGAAIQQLITP is encoded by the coding sequence ATGGCTGCAGCAGCGACGGAGACGCCCACGAAGCAGGCGATCGCGCACGCGGCGCGTGAGCTGTTCGAGGCGAAGGGCTATGCCGCGGTCTCGATTCGCGAGATCGCGGCGGCGGCAGGGGTCGACCCTGCGCTCGTCATCCGGCACTACCACTCGAAGGACGAGCTCTTCGTACGGGTGATCGGCTTCGACGAGCACTTCGCCCCGCACCTCGACGGCCCGCTCGAGACCGTCGGCGAGAGGCTCGCCGCCTATTTGCTGGACCCGGCCCATACTCACCTGCGTCAGACGTTCCGCGCCTTGGTGCGCGCCAGCGACCACGAAATCGTCCGCGTCGAGCTCGACGGTTCGATGAGCCGCCTGCTGGTAAAGAAATTGAGCGAGCGGATGCAGGGCGAAGACGCCCTCGTGCGGGCATGGCTCGTCTCCGCTCAGCTCGTCGGGCTCATCCATTCCTGGGACGCCGTCGGCGGCGACTCGGCGACGCCCGAGAACCGTGCGAGGGTCGCCCGCCTCTACGGCGCCGCCATCCAGCAGCTGATCACGCCGTAG
- a CDS encoding response regulator transcription factor — MGAGPGECAVVIEDDDGIRSLIATVLEQIGLEVISAASGVEGVARVAERRPVLVTVDVNMPGIDGFETAKRIRAISSAYIIMLTARDEEIDALQGLGAGADDYVLKPFRPRELRARAEAMLRRPRVLDSAQAGEADAGGGAPATASGALELAQPAPGRPLLAHNGVVLNPDTHIVRRDGRELDLTFSEFQLLQALLQTGRTVRSKDDLARLLRGEDYVANPYVGEADRRGVEVHIGNLRKKLADSASNPNLIETVRGVGYRLAAPRD; from the coding sequence ATGGGAGCGGGCCCGGGGGAATGCGCTGTCGTCATCGAGGACGATGACGGCATCCGTTCGTTGATCGCGACGGTGCTCGAGCAGATCGGGCTCGAGGTCATCTCCGCGGCCAGCGGCGTCGAGGGAGTCGCGCGCGTCGCCGAGAGACGGCCGGTGCTGGTCACGGTCGACGTGAACATGCCGGGCATCGACGGATTCGAGACCGCGAAGCGGATCCGTGCGATCAGCTCGGCCTACATCATCATGCTCACCGCGCGCGATGAGGAGATCGATGCCCTGCAGGGCCTCGGAGCGGGCGCCGACGACTACGTGCTGAAGCCCTTCCGTCCGCGCGAGCTGCGTGCACGCGCCGAGGCGATGCTGCGGCGTCCGCGCGTTCTCGACAGCGCGCAGGCGGGTGAGGCGGATGCCGGAGGCGGTGCCCCTGCGACGGCAAGCGGCGCGCTCGAGCTCGCGCAGCCGGCGCCCGGGCGGCCCTTGCTCGCGCACAACGGCGTCGTCCTGAACCCTGACACGCACATCGTCCGGCGCGACGGCCGCGAGCTCGATCTCACCTTCAGCGAGTTCCAGCTGTTGCAGGCCCTGCTTCAGACGGGCCGCACGGTGCGCAGCAAGGACGATCTCGCGCGGCTGCTTCGCGGTGAGGACTACGTCGCGAATCCCTATGTCGGCGAGGCTGACCGCAGGGGCGTCGAAGTGCACATCGGCAACCTGCGGAAGAAGCTCGCGGACAGCGCTTCGAACCCGAATCTGATCGAGACGGTGCGCGGTGTCGGGTACCGATTGGCGGCGCCGCGCGACTGA
- the trxA gene encoding thioredoxin, whose protein sequence is MATVELTKDTFENTVLGDGIVLVDVWADWCGPCKMFAPIFDASSEENSDIVFGKLDSDAEPELSGALGIQAIPTLMVFRDGIGLFQQAGALPKPALDDLIAQARALDMDEVRAQVAAQGQGEQ, encoded by the coding sequence ATGGCCACCGTTGAACTGACCAAGGACACCTTCGAGAACACCGTGCTCGGCGACGGCATCGTGCTGGTCGACGTCTGGGCCGACTGGTGCGGCCCGTGCAAGATGTTCGCGCCGATCTTCGACGCGAGCTCCGAAGAGAACTCAGACATCGTCTTCGGCAAACTCGACAGTGACGCAGAGCCGGAGCTGTCCGGGGCGCTCGGCATCCAGGCGATCCCGACGCTGATGGTCTTCCGCGACGGCATCGGCCTCTTCCAGCAGGCCGGCGCGCTGCCCAAGCCCGCCCTCGACGACCTCATCGCGCAGGCCCGCGCCCTCGACATGGACGAGGTGCGCGCGCAGGTCGCGGCACAGGGCCAGGGCGAGCAGTGA
- a CDS encoding MFS transporter, translating to MQVAEAEAEEQLEVEAEHISGGKATLWLIIVGLGALVVSLAQTLLVPVLADLPETLHSDTATVNWLLTSTLLAGAVAIPFLGRLADMWGKRLMLLVALGAMVVGSLVTALSDNITILIVGRAIQGVAGAAIPLGISLLATLLPKRRRASAIATISAMLGVGGALGLPFAGLIVQHWDFHMLFWITAVGAAVAVLGILIWVPESHDRQGGRVDVAGALLLAGALVALLLPLSEGSDWGWGSARVIWLFAAAAVLFAAFGLWEARHKAPLVDLSSLARRPVLLTNIASMFIGFALFASMIGTATYVEMPKETGYGFAASTLTAGLTMLPSGLCMLIFAPIAARLINSIGAGRTLSIGAFIVAIGWVLRIFVHAELWHVVLGSTVVGIGTGIGYAAMPALISAFTPHNELASANSVNTVVRTLGSSLATAIGGTILATFTITLGSYEFPSLGGYRVLFAICAGAALLASVLALFTSGRGRAAAVSA from the coding sequence ATGCAGGTCGCAGAAGCAGAGGCCGAAGAGCAGCTGGAGGTGGAGGCCGAGCACATCAGCGGCGGCAAGGCGACGCTCTGGCTGATCATCGTGGGCCTCGGCGCACTTGTCGTGTCACTCGCGCAGACCCTGCTGGTGCCGGTGCTCGCAGATCTCCCCGAGACGCTGCACTCGGACACCGCGACGGTCAACTGGCTGCTGACCTCGACGCTCCTGGCGGGCGCGGTCGCCATCCCCTTCCTGGGCCGCTTGGCGGACATGTGGGGAAAGCGCCTCATGCTGCTCGTCGCCCTCGGAGCGATGGTGGTCGGCTCGCTCGTCACCGCTCTCTCCGACAACATCACGATCCTCATCGTCGGCCGCGCGATCCAGGGCGTGGCCGGGGCGGCGATCCCGCTCGGCATCAGCCTGCTCGCGACGCTGCTGCCCAAGAGGCGCCGTGCGAGCGCCATCGCCACCATCTCGGCCATGCTCGGCGTCGGTGGCGCACTCGGCCTGCCCTTCGCCGGGCTCATCGTCCAGCACTGGGACTTCCACATGCTGTTCTGGATCACGGCCGTCGGCGCCGCGGTCGCTGTGCTCGGCATTCTCATCTGGGTGCCCGAATCGCACGACCGCCAGGGCGGCCGTGTCGACGTGGCGGGCGCGCTGCTTCTCGCCGGGGCGCTCGTCGCCCTGCTGCTGCCGCTGTCAGAGGGCTCGGACTGGGGTTGGGGCTCCGCTCGAGTGATCTGGCTCTTCGCCGCCGCCGCCGTGCTCTTCGCCGCGTTCGGCCTCTGGGAGGCGCGGCACAAGGCGCCGCTGGTCGACCTGTCGTCACTGGCTCGACGGCCCGTGCTGCTCACCAACATCGCGTCGATGTTCATCGGCTTCGCGCTCTTCGCCTCGATGATCGGCACGGCGACCTACGTCGAGATGCCGAAGGAGACCGGTTACGGATTCGCCGCCTCGACGCTCACCGCGGGCCTCACGATGCTGCCCTCCGGCCTGTGCATGCTGATCTTCGCGCCGATCGCGGCGCGTCTGATCAACTCGATCGGCGCGGGCCGCACGCTGTCGATCGGCGCGTTCATCGTTGCAATCGGCTGGGTGCTGCGCATCTTCGTGCACGCCGAACTGTGGCACGTGGTCCTCGGCTCGACCGTGGTGGGGATCGGAACCGGCATCGGCTACGCCGCGATGCCCGCGCTGATCAGCGCGTTCACGCCGCACAATGAGCTGGCCTCTGCGAATTCCGTCAACACCGTGGTGCGCACCCTGGGGTCGTCGCTCGCGACCGCCATCGGCGGCACGATCCTCGCGACCTTCACCATCACTCTCGGCAGCTACGAGTTCCCGTCGCTGGGCGGCTACCGGGTGCTGTTCGCGATCTGCGCCGGCGCGGCACTGCTCGCATCCGTGCTGGCGCTGTTCACGTCGGGCCGCGGGCGCGCGGCCGCGGTGAGTGCCTAG
- a CDS encoding response regulator transcription factor — protein MVIEDDDGIRALISAVLERAGLSVIEAANGHDGIEAVHGSDPEIVTVDIRMPGIDGFETTRRIREISDAVVIVLSARAADADEVESLRAGADVYVQKPFRPRELGALIDERLRERA, from the coding sequence GTGGTCATCGAGGACGACGACGGCATTCGGGCGCTGATCAGTGCGGTCCTGGAGCGCGCCGGTCTGAGCGTGATCGAGGCGGCGAACGGGCACGACGGCATCGAGGCGGTGCACGGCTCAGACCCCGAGATCGTCACGGTCGATATTCGGATGCCGGGCATCGACGGGTTCGAGACCACACGCCGCATCCGCGAGATCAGCGATGCGGTCGTCATCGTGCTGAGCGCGCGGGCGGCTGACGCCGACGAGGTCGAGAGCCTGCGGGCCGGCGCCGACGTGTACGTCCAGAAACCGTTCCGGCCGCGCGAGCTCGGTGCCCTCATCGACGAGCGCCTGCGCGAGCGCGCCTGA
- a CDS encoding sensor histidine kinase gives MSRPSFPLVILAANVACARAAEAALDATAFDRDGVAVEIGGTAPEHVAVIFVAESVAELPLEELVASVDRDYVLRADAAHELPLRVELLRQRSARRQARHHSAERLRSETMALTWRVHGSDSVAALADTVVAGVGEVFGAAGVALTIPAWRDGDVELGPGVHVSTRHGARFAGEDETVTALPVDCDNDIAGELLIADPIGHARRTAYERALLGYLGIQIGRATSELWLRDRERDTQRRLHETSAELQRLLDEMDELGVVIRSIADAVNVGVLFYDTDNRPKLHNRRVDDLLALTGFDPQTGRSRHVYASDRRTRVKQDKNIISETLEGDQRGLIYWIGDPEGEQRAIVTEAHGITRPGGESLGSAVVTYDVTDLANAIEIREEYLATVSHELRTPLTSIVGYLDLIEDGYDVDALGFGKEFRTIQRSAEQMLTLIRDLLSTSSHELALRIEPTDVSALLTQSVSAFRPVLVESHQQLRLEAPAGAVLAHVDGGRLKQVVDNLISNAVKYTPEGGDITVRLDRDAASVIIAVADNGRGVSKTDQVRLFDRFFRTREAREAAIQGVGIGLTIVKAIVDAHGGTISVTSEPGRGSTFTVRLPLRPDSTPLPTLPMQP, from the coding sequence ATGTCGAGGCCATCGTTCCCCCTCGTGATCCTCGCGGCGAACGTCGCGTGCGCGCGGGCCGCCGAGGCGGCGCTCGACGCCACTGCGTTCGACCGCGACGGCGTCGCCGTCGAGATCGGCGGCACGGCGCCCGAGCACGTCGCCGTCATCTTCGTGGCGGAATCCGTCGCCGAGCTGCCCCTGGAAGAACTCGTCGCCTCTGTGGACCGCGACTATGTACTGCGGGCGGATGCCGCGCACGAGCTTCCCCTGCGGGTCGAGCTGCTGCGGCAGCGCAGCGCGCGCAGGCAGGCGAGGCATCACTCGGCGGAGAGGCTGCGCTCGGAGACCATGGCACTGACGTGGCGCGTCCACGGCTCGGACAGCGTCGCCGCGCTCGCCGACACGGTCGTCGCCGGTGTCGGGGAGGTCTTCGGCGCCGCAGGCGTCGCTCTCACGATTCCCGCGTGGCGCGACGGCGACGTCGAGCTGGGGCCCGGCGTTCATGTGAGCACGCGGCATGGTGCGCGGTTCGCCGGCGAGGACGAGACGGTGACCGCCCTGCCCGTCGACTGCGACAACGACATCGCCGGCGAACTGCTCATCGCCGACCCCATCGGGCACGCACGGCGCACGGCGTACGAGCGGGCACTGCTCGGCTATCTGGGCATCCAGATCGGCCGCGCGACGTCGGAGCTCTGGCTGCGCGATCGCGAGCGCGACACACAACGGCGGCTGCACGAGACCTCCGCAGAGCTGCAGAGGCTGCTCGATGAGATGGACGAGCTCGGCGTCGTGATCCGATCGATCGCCGACGCGGTCAACGTCGGCGTGCTCTTCTACGACACCGACAACCGCCCGAAGCTGCACAACCGCAGGGTCGACGATCTTCTCGCGCTCACGGGCTTCGATCCGCAGACGGGCCGCAGCAGGCACGTGTACGCCTCCGACCGGCGCACGCGGGTGAAACAGGACAAGAACATCATCTCCGAGACGCTCGAGGGCGATCAGCGCGGCCTCATCTACTGGATCGGCGACCCCGAGGGCGAGCAGCGCGCGATCGTCACCGAGGCGCACGGCATCACCCGGCCGGGCGGCGAGAGCCTCGGCTCTGCCGTGGTCACCTACGACGTCACCGACCTCGCGAACGCCATCGAGATCCGCGAGGAGTACCTCGCGACCGTCTCGCACGAGCTGCGCACCCCGCTCACCTCGATCGTCGGCTACCTCGACCTCATCGAGGACGGCTACGACGTCGACGCGCTCGGTTTCGGCAAGGAGTTCCGCACGATCCAGCGCAGCGCGGAGCAGATGCTCACGCTGATCCGCGACCTGCTCAGCACGAGCTCGCACGAGCTCGCGCTGCGCATCGAGCCGACGGATGTCTCCGCCCTGCTCACCCAGTCCGTCTCCGCGTTCCGCCCGGTGCTCGTCGAATCGCACCAGCAGCTGCGCCTGGAGGCGCCGGCCGGCGCTGTGCTCGCGCACGTCGACGGCGGCCGGCTCAAGCAAGTCGTCGACAATCTGATCTCGAACGCGGTCAAGTACACCCCTGAGGGCGGCGACATCACCGTGAGGCTCGACCGCGACGCGGCATCCGTCATCATCGCCGTCGCCGACAACGGCCGCGGAGTGAGCAAGACGGACCAGGTGCGCCTCTTCGACCGGTTCTTCCGCACGCGTGAGGCGCGTGAGGCGGCGATCCAAGGCGTCGGCATCGGACTCACGATCGTCAAGGCGATCGTCGACGCGCACGGCGGCACGATCTCGGTGACGAGCGAGCCCGGGCGCGGCTCCACGTTCACGGTTCGGCTGCCACTGCGGCCTGACTCCACGCCGCTTCCGACTTTGCCGATGCAACCCTGA
- a CDS encoding HAD family hydrolase, which translates to MNPAGVAFFDVDETLLSVRTLESFLLYYLKRVPSMISPERLRELAGQVVTLDRSEFNRLYYGIWAGQPVDQVHAAGREWFAELSEQPGFYRSNVLELLRGHQRDGTHVVLVSGSFAPPLQPLADELGVDGLYCTELEVGADGRYTGVISAAMIGDDKSAAVGEYLADFAEATPSWGYGDHSSDLPLLERVAAPVVVGSDPVMLDLAAQRGWPVLPIDQPLAPRA; encoded by the coding sequence GTGAACCCTGCCGGCGTCGCGTTCTTCGACGTCGACGAGACCCTGCTCTCGGTGCGCACGCTTGAGTCGTTCCTGCTCTACTACCTGAAGCGCGTGCCGTCGATGATCTCCCCCGAGCGGCTCCGCGAGCTCGCCGGGCAGGTCGTGACGCTCGACCGCAGCGAGTTCAACCGCCTGTACTACGGAATCTGGGCCGGCCAGCCGGTCGACCAGGTCCACGCGGCCGGGCGCGAGTGGTTCGCCGAGCTCAGCGAGCAGCCCGGCTTCTATCGCTCCAACGTGCTTGAGCTCCTGCGCGGGCATCAGCGAGACGGCACGCACGTCGTGCTGGTCTCCGGCTCTTTCGCGCCGCCGCTGCAGCCGCTCGCCGATGAGCTCGGCGTGGACGGGCTCTACTGCACAGAGCTCGAGGTCGGCGCCGACGGCCGGTACACCGGGGTGATCAGCGCAGCGATGATCGGCGACGACAAGAGCGCGGCCGTCGGCGAGTACCTCGCCGACTTCGCAGAGGCGACCCCGAGCTGGGGCTACGGCGACCACTCGAGCGACCTGCCGCTCCTCGAGCGAGTCGCGGCGCCGGTCGTGGTCGGCTCCGATCCGGTGATGCTCGACCTGGCCGCGCAGCGCGGCTGGCCGGTGCTGCCGATCGACCAGCCGCTCGCACCGCGCGCGTAA
- a CDS encoding ScbR family autoregulator-binding transcription factor: MTQQRATARRDEIIRAAAAEFDEVGYAAASLSSIAARLGRTKGAMSYHFSSKASLAQEVAEYHFRQWDGVLAGIRADGYVGLETMIVVSFVVAIRYRDDLLVRASIRLQHDAGLREVKLPPPYVWWTAMTRSLLAEGQEAGQIDADVDLDAAAEVLVEAFTGVQLVAHSMSHAQDIFERVERYWLLLLPGIGVADGPALVSRLGAASAEY; this comes from the coding sequence ATGACTCAGCAGCGCGCCACTGCACGACGTGACGAGATAATCAGAGCCGCCGCGGCGGAATTCGACGAGGTCGGCTACGCCGCCGCGTCGCTCTCCAGCATCGCCGCGCGCCTGGGGCGCACCAAGGGGGCGATGAGCTACCACTTCTCATCGAAGGCGTCGCTCGCCCAGGAGGTCGCCGAGTACCACTTCCGGCAGTGGGACGGCGTTCTCGCGGGCATCCGCGCCGATGGCTATGTCGGCCTCGAGACGATGATCGTCGTCTCGTTCGTGGTCGCGATCCGCTACCGCGACGATCTGCTGGTGCGCGCCAGCATCCGCCTGCAGCACGACGCGGGGCTGCGGGAGGTCAAGCTGCCGCCGCCGTACGTGTGGTGGACCGCGATGACGCGCTCACTGCTGGCCGAGGGCCAGGAGGCAGGGCAGATCGACGCCGATGTCGACCTCGACGCGGCTGCGGAGGTGCTGGTCGAGGCGTTCACGGGCGTGCAGCTCGTCGCCCACAGCATGAGCCACGCCCAGGACATCTTCGAGCGCGTCGAGCGCTACTGGCTGCTGCTGCTGCCCGGCATCGGCGTCGCTGACGGCCCGGCGCTCGTCAGCCGCCTGGGGGCCGCGTCCGCCGAGTACTGA
- a CDS encoding AfsA-related hotdog domain-containing protein produces MVLIDRSAAHRSTRSESLVWAIEAVSETSWRADVEIPRSHWLCHPTPDRVPVTLLAEAFRQAGMAICVAGLGMGQSVHFVVSSMTVRVVPESLRFPRFGALEGTLDVRFAGVKHRKGIPHVLEVEYELPGIASGRVDARVLVDRDYRAIRRNAAALDDEVRAFGGELIEPIAREADHVTARLGVDESDPFFFDHPVDHLPGMLLLHSAAVVHEREHGAPPRFLTVAFPAFGELRAETVVEAAISTHGVDTEFTQDGRLIATATTDARTGAWPETKEPGPTASKISIADGPGADPGRSDQHPVPGP; encoded by the coding sequence GTGGTTCTGATCGATCGCAGCGCCGCGCACCGCTCGACGCGGTCCGAGTCGCTCGTGTGGGCGATCGAGGCGGTCTCCGAGACGAGTTGGCGTGCCGACGTCGAGATCCCGCGCAGCCACTGGCTCTGCCACCCGACACCCGACCGGGTCCCCGTGACCCTGCTCGCCGAGGCGTTCCGCCAGGCGGGCATGGCGATCTGTGTTGCCGGGCTGGGCATGGGGCAGTCCGTGCACTTCGTCGTCTCGAGCATGACGGTGCGCGTTGTGCCCGAGTCGCTGCGCTTCCCCCGGTTCGGCGCCCTCGAGGGGACGCTCGACGTGCGCTTCGCCGGCGTGAAGCACCGCAAGGGCATCCCGCACGTGCTCGAAGTGGAATACGAGCTGCCCGGCATCGCATCGGGCCGGGTGGATGCTCGGGTGCTGGTCGACCGCGACTACCGGGCCATCCGCCGCAACGCCGCGGCCCTCGACGACGAGGTGCGGGCGTTCGGCGGCGAGCTCATCGAGCCGATCGCGCGCGAGGCCGATCATGTGACGGCGCGACTCGGCGTCGATGAATCCGACCCGTTCTTCTTCGATCACCCTGTCGACCACCTGCCGGGCATGCTGCTGCTGCACTCGGCCGCCGTGGTGCACGAGCGCGAGCACGGGGCGCCGCCGCGCTTCCTGACCGTCGCGTTCCCGGCGTTCGGCGAGCTGCGCGCCGAGACGGTCGTGGAGGCCGCGATCAGCACGCACGGCGTCGACACCGAGTTCACCCAGGACGGCCGACTGATCGCCACAGCGACGACGGATGCGAGAACGGGCGCGTGGCCGGAAACCAAAGAACCGGGCCCGACCGCCTCGAAGATCTCGATTGCGGACGGACCCGGTGCCGACCCAGGACGTTCCGACCAACATCCCGTGCCGGGGCCGTGA
- a CDS encoding GNAT family N-acetyltransferase: protein MPVQITRAGRADAERVAQLAALTFPLACPPDSPASDVAAFIAANLTSARFTEYIADAERVVLLADDGSGLSGYAMLVFGEPYDPQVAAQLARRPTAELSKIYVAPEHHGAGVAAALMAAAVAQAAERGAASVWLGTNQENLRAQRFYEKSGFARVGVKRFHLGDRWEDDFVFERALGAEQ from the coding sequence GTGCCCGTGCAGATCACCCGAGCAGGCCGTGCCGACGCCGAGCGCGTCGCGCAGCTCGCCGCGCTCACCTTTCCACTGGCGTGCCCGCCTGATTCCCCGGCATCCGATGTCGCCGCCTTCATCGCGGCCAATCTGACGTCCGCCAGATTCACCGAATACATCGCGGATGCCGAGCGCGTGGTGCTTCTCGCCGATGACGGCTCCGGCCTCTCCGGCTACGCGATGCTCGTCTTCGGCGAGCCTTACGACCCGCAGGTGGCGGCCCAGCTCGCACGTCGGCCGACCGCAGAGCTCAGCAAGATCTATGTGGCGCCCGAGCACCACGGCGCGGGCGTCGCCGCGGCGCTGATGGCCGCGGCCGTCGCGCAGGCGGCCGAGCGCGGCGCAGCATCCGTCTGGCTGGGCACCAATCAGGAGAACCTGCGCGCCCAGCGCTTCTACGAGAAGAGCGGCTTCGCGCGCGTCGGGGTGAAGCGCTTCCACCTCGGCGATCGCTGGGAGGATGACTTCGTGTTCGAACGCGCCCTGGGGGCAGAGCAGTGA
- a CDS encoding alpha/beta fold hydrolase, producing the protein MPTITTGDGTEIFYKDWGSGQPIVFSHGWPLSADDWDAQLMFFVEHGYRVVAHDRRGHGRSAQVPDGHDMDHYADDLAAVVEHLDLHDAIHVGHSTGGGEVAHYLARHGESRAAKAVLISAVPPLMVQTDANPGGLPKAVFDDFQKQTAERRSAFYYEVAAGPFYGFNREGVETIEPVVLNWWRQGMTGSAKAHYDGIVAFSQTDFTEDLTKITIPVLVMHGDDDQIVPYADSAPLTAKLLQNGTLKTYEGFPHGMPTTQAAVINADLLAFFTS; encoded by the coding sequence ATGCCCACGATCACCACCGGCGACGGGACCGAGATCTTCTACAAGGACTGGGGCTCGGGTCAGCCCATCGTCTTCAGCCATGGCTGGCCCCTGTCGGCCGACGACTGGGACGCCCAGCTCATGTTCTTCGTCGAGCACGGCTACCGCGTCGTCGCCCACGACCGCCGCGGGCACGGCCGCTCGGCGCAGGTCCCTGACGGGCACGACATGGACCACTACGCCGACGACCTCGCAGCCGTCGTCGAGCACCTCGACCTGCACGACGCGATCCACGTCGGCCACTCCACCGGCGGCGGCGAAGTCGCGCACTACCTCGCCCGCCACGGCGAGAGCCGCGCTGCCAAGGCCGTGCTGATCAGCGCCGTGCCGCCCCTCATGGTCCAGACCGACGCGAACCCCGGCGGCCTGCCCAAGGCGGTCTTCGACGATTTCCAGAAGCAGACGGCCGAGCGCCGCTCCGCGTTCTACTACGAGGTCGCGGCCGGACCGTTCTACGGCTTCAACCGCGAGGGCGTCGAGACGATCGAGCCCGTCGTCCTCAACTGGTGGCGCCAGGGCATGACCGGCAGCGCGAAGGCCCACTACGACGGCATCGTCGCGTTCTCGCAGACCGACTTCACCGAGGACCTCACGAAGATCACCATCCCGGTCCTCGTCATGCACGGCGACGACGACCAGATCGTCCCGTACGCCGATTCCGCGCCACTGACCGCGAAGCTGCTTCAGAACGGCACGCTGAAGACCTACGAGGGCTTCCCGCACGGCATGCCCACGACGCAGGCCGCCGTGATCAATGCCGACCTGCTCGCGTTCTTCACCAGCTGA
- a CDS encoding nuclear transport factor 2 family protein gives MPSISAALRDLLGATDLTVEDALTRHVADDYRQSTDGTWIDRAAFAAQLTQLRGFVEHIDIEVKGELTQGASYAERHVITVTGRDGSTGSQEVYLFGEIAADGRFAWLEELTRALPTA, from the coding sequence ATGCCATCGATCTCCGCAGCCTTGCGTGACCTGCTCGGCGCAACGGATCTGACGGTCGAAGACGCGCTCACCCGGCACGTCGCCGACGACTACCGCCAATCCACGGACGGAACGTGGATCGACCGCGCCGCGTTCGCCGCTCAGCTCACCCAGCTGCGCGGGTTCGTCGAGCACATCGACATCGAGGTGAAGGGCGAGCTCACGCAGGGCGCGTCCTACGCCGAGCGGCACGTCATCACCGTCACGGGCCGAGATGGCTCCACGGGCAGCCAAGAGGTCTATCTCTTCGGCGAGATCGCGGCAGACGGCCGATTCGCGTGGCTCGAAGAGCTCACGCGAGCACTGCCGACGGCGTAG